GTTTCCTTACTGCAATAATGAAATGAAATAtataaaagtaaagaaaaaacaatttgttTGCCGGAAGCCACACTGCATATTCAGGTCAGGCATGTAGTCTTATCAATACACACAGTAGTTAagtgtggacctctaacagacAACTCATTCCATCTGATTCATCTGCACAAAATTTGTTTGTTCCTGACTAACAGACCTGTAAATTTATGAAAATGAGCTATGCTGATAAGTATCTTTATACAAGACTAACTGCATGCACACTACAGGTTTCTAAACCAATATCACTGAAGTGGAACAAAAACAAGGCCTTTACAACACACTTAAAAACTTTCAAATTTCAGGAACACACTATACCAGAAGAGCAACACTAGTGATGAATCTCcacaaagccaaaaaaaaattacCGTAAGGTTTTCATCCTTGAATATtggtggtggaacaagtttgcgTCCTTCTCTCGGGAAGTACACCTGAATCATCCTGTCCCGTTCTTCCCAGGTGGCCTTACGTAATACACCACTTGGTTCTCTAACTACAATGAAACGCTCCTGAAATCAAGggggggaaatttttttttgcacattttatcatcatcatttttCCCTTAGTAttctgaggtgaggtgggggaaaTCTGGCTGGAAAAATCCTACTGCGCAGCAGCTCAGGATAAGCAGAAATTCTAGAAACGGGCTTTCCTAATCACTTAACTGTAAATTTGTCCAATGTCATTCATATTTATGTTTGTTACTCATGTtctagagatggaaaaaaaactAGTTACAACAAGGGAAATTCACTGAACACTTACTGAATAATTGCAAATACCTGGCTTTCTTCTGAACAACCAAAAATGATCTGactcctctcctttcctttcaAGAGAAATTCCTGCATTACAGCATCAGAATGTAATTTTTAGTTCTGCTGGCAATAAATGTTTCCTCAATTTTATACTGTACTTACCTGAGGCTGAACTCTGATAACATTTTAGTGAAACCCAAGATTGTTCCTTTGAAGTTACAAGTAAAAATCAGGTAATAGTCAAGAAGCTCTCTTGCAGAATATATTAGTAAGTTACTCACACGGTGTGGAGTGCTATAAGTTATATCAGTAAACACATATTTGACAGTTTCAGTTCcttccaggatcctgtcttctgccaACACATCATCAATTGGCTCTCGCTCACTCAGAACCGGGGGCATTTTTAATAGTTCTTTAGCTTCCCCAATGGCTTTTCTTGTGGCCTAAAAAGAGAAAATCCAATAACTGTACAGTGAAATATCACACTGGATTGAAGAGTCAATTCGGAAATGGgatgttaaaaaataaacttcCCTCAACTTTTACTACACTGAAATATATTCCAGAGAGAGACACAGGCTGGCTAAAATACTATTCAGGCGATTCTTATATAAATGATATACCACTAGTCCTGACTTAAAAACACTGCTTTGTCATACTCTTGAGTACTTCTCCTGAAGGAAGACTGGAAATTGGGAAAGGTGGACAATAGATTCAAAGAGAATACTGAAGGTGCTGAAGTCACCTAATTTATTTCAGCTAGTCCCTAGCTGCATTAAAACATCACCACCTGCTTAGGAGAGACCCAGGATTGTGGTAGTAACAAAACTGGCTTAAGTTAGGAATCTCAACCATCCAGAGGTTCAGCCAGGGAACAGAGAAGACACTGCGGGCAAAAGATTTCCAGGATTTTAGGTAGTTTGGACATGAAACAAACATACACAGAAAACACACAAACAgaacagtaaagaaaaaaatgaagtttaattaaaaaaaatcatcctagAGAGACAGAACTATATGCAGTTTACTCTCTTCCATATAGAAtaaaccaaaacccaagagaaaaggagaaagaaagactGCAGGGTAAAATATCTTCTGAGATACTTAGAAGGACATCACTACATTGAAATCTAGTCACTTAAAAAAGTTAAAAGCATCTTTGGTACTAATATACATCTGTGCCCAAGTTGCCCTGCCTTTTTGTTAGTTTACTGAAGGtttcattttcctttaaaaaaaaaaaatgtatttcaccCCTGCAGTTATGCTGAATCTCAACTTTTGCACAGGCCTTAATGACTGCGAAGTCATCAACCTACTACAGCCTTTTACTAAACAAAGACAGACTGCTAAGGACAAAGAAATCAGGAGTTTGATTCACACTGCTTGAGTAGAGATGGTATTGAATTTCAAAGACATtgaacagatttaaaacaattttgtttttaaattgtgtttttcTGGTAACATTTCCCATTaatcttttgaaaaatgtatgcCTACTGACATTCAACTCCTCACACAGAAAAAGCTAATCAAAGGAAATTGACCATCATTTAGAGTACCAGTAAAATATGTTATTTACAAAATGGGATGGAATGGTGTAGTAGAGGATagaatttcaaatatattttatataatgctTAATATAGGTCTGTCTGTATTCATGAAAGTATACAAGAGCTTTATCTGTTGTAAACCTTTTGATtaaacaaatacatattttttaaaaagaatggcaTCATACCTCTGCTAGCTGTTTTTCTGTCATTAATTTGTAAGTGGGTGGTTTAAGCTCCTGTTTAATGGGTCTAAAAATCTTCTGCAAATCCAACCCCGTCATCTTAGAGAGTAAGCTCTGAACAAGTTCATCCGTAAAACAAGGCTTTGTGACATCTGACTTCTTTTTGTCTGAAAGAGATTTTATAAAAATTAGATTATTTTCTTTGGCTTAGACTAACATCCAATAGGCTCAAAGTTCTGAATACCAGACCTGTGTAGTTTAGGCATATGCCAGTCAAGAATGAAACAGACCAAGAAGTGAAATGTGTAAGTGACAAGTTCCTTCAATACTTTCAAAATTCAAGGCATTAGTCTGGAGGGTAAAACTCCAAAACATACTGACTGTTCGCAAGTTAGGCGATGCTCAGGAAAGAACCACTTTTGAGCATTTTCAGGTCTAAAACATACTGAGTTTGTGTTTAGAGTATCCTGTTCCACCCCATGTCTCCAAGCGTTCAGAAGATAAAGGGGTGTATAGGTCCTGGAACTAGTGCTGCCGCACCCccgggcttgaagtggtttccatcatgtataggcaaaaagaaaaggagtacttgtggcaccttagagactaaccaatttatttgagcatgagctttcgtgagctacagctcacttcatcggatgaagtgagctgtagcatgcatccgatgaagtgagctgtagctcacgaaagcttatgctcaaataaattggttagtctctaaggtgccacaagtactccttttctttttgcgaatacagactaacacggctgttactctgaaacctgtcatgtataGGGTTTaccgtttggttcaatggctctcagcacccctgaagGGGTGGCCCAGCTCTGTCCCTGCAGGCTCTCCAAGGCTTTCCAGAGTCAGCCCGCACCAGCGAGCCAGGGCTTTCCTACCCAAGGCGGGGAGCGGGcgcgcagggggcggggccttggctGTTGCCCGAGGGCCAAGAGCCCAAGCGGACGCGGACGGAGGAGAGATCCGGCGGGCAGCGCAGCCCGCACCCCGGCGCAGGACGCGGGGCTGCGCCAACACACCCACCAGCTCGCTTCCCGCCTCGCTCCCTGTCCCTTCCGCAGGCCATGGGCTCGAGGCGCGCCCGGCAACCTACCGGCCTCTGAGCCCGCGTCCTGGCCGTACCTGCGGCTCCCCAGCAGGGCGCGCCCTGGGCGCTGCACCCCGAGGGGAGCTGCCGCGCGGCGCCACAAGCGCTGCCACCGGGGCACTCCGAGGGCCGCCATGCCGGTGCGCTACTCAGTCCGCCGCGCTCTCACAACGGGACTTCCGGGAGGCCACGCTAGGCACGCTGGGACGTGTAGTCCCTGGGACACACCGCCGGCACTGGGCCCCGAGGGGTGGCGGGAAGGGAAGAGCCTGAGAGGGGGCGGGTCAGTGTCTGCCATGGGAGACTGCCAGAGGCGGAGCCATTGAGAATATTAATATTCATTGAGGTCAGTTTCTTAAGGCCAGACAGGTGTCATCAGGAGGGTGGAGGCAGGCCTAGAACCGAGATAAAGTAGGAATTTCTGTTCCACTGGAAATGCAATGTTTGCGGACCTCTGGattggaacaaaaagtcaaaactttGGAAGTTTCCTGAGAAAaaattttcagaagaaaaaaaaaaagtggattcCAGGTCAGAGCAGTGGCTGAACTGCAATAGACAAATAATATAGACACAACAAATAAAtagatttctaaatgaaaaaaaatcaaaatatgctGTTCTGACTCTTATTGAGTCTTGAGCTGACTCTTATTGaaatgcttattttttaaatgttgttatcaaaacaaaatttggTCAAACAGACCCATTCCTATGGAGTGTTTTCATTTCGACGAATTGATGTTGTccaatggaaaaatgttttgacagaaaatttttgaccagttctaagcAGCAGTTTACTTCTGTCTGCTATGGTCATTCATTAGCTGACCACTGCTGGTTGTTTCTCCCCATGCTTTTCTCTGCAGTTTTGGGAGCTGGGTCTGCTATATAAACTAGTATCAAAAGTAAGTATGTAAAATATGTTTtctgaaaacaacaaaaagcccCCAATCCCTTGTGTGTTAGGGTATACAGACACCACACTAGCCAGAAAGGGGTTAATGAGAAAGTGTAGGCTCAATCAGACCTGCTCTGTTACACCTGTGAGAGATGATAAGCCTGGAAAGAGGGGACtgaaagcaggaaagctctgtgCAGTGATGGTTGGTTTAGAAAAAGAATGAACCTTTTGTGTTATTCAACTAGATTCAATTAGCTAGGTCTCAGTAGACGTTCGGAGACTACTTGAAAGAAAGCCTGGCTGGGGCCAGGCTCTTTCCAACTGCTCTTGGAGTCCAGAatcttctgggggtggggggctggtagATAGATAGGCCTGGTGCAGGACTTTTATGCTTGCTTTGTTCTCGATTAGTCTGTTTTTTCTCTGGTATCTATGGAGATATGAACCTGGGAAGGGGCTATGGGAAAAACCTAGAGACAGACTAGAGTAAGAGGTAACCCAGGGGGCTTCACTAGACAGACCTTAGCTACTTGCTACAGGGTCCCTGCGCTGAAACCTAGAATAAAGGGAGGGCTTGGTTTCCCCCACAAGTGCCCCAATGAAGGTGGTCTGAAGATCCTTTTGCAGGTCTGAGCTCAGGCTGAAGACTTAATGTGAGACTGGTGGACTTTTGTTCTGTAGGATTCTCTGTTGCCCCTGAAGGGGTGGGACTGTTTCTGACCTAGCTGGAGGACTGAATCAGAAGAAGTAGTAAACCACTGCAGGGCTGCAGCAACTGTTTGCAGAGTGTGCTGGAAGAGAAGACCCTGCTATGCTATCCCCAGCCATGATGGGTTGTGCTGGCCAGTGAGTCACACTTCTACATCttgtatccccaataatgtcatacTT
This DNA window, taken from Caretta caretta isolate rCarCar2 chromosome 9, rCarCar1.hap1, whole genome shotgun sequence, encodes the following:
- the MRPS22 gene encoding small ribosomal subunit protein mS22 isoform X1 — its product is MAALGVPRWQRLWRRAAAPLGVQRPGRALLGSRRYGQDAGSEADKKKSDVTKPCFTDELVQSLLSKMTGLDLQKIFRPIKQELKPPTYKLMTEKQLAEATRKAIGEAKELLKMPPVLSEREPIDDVLAEDRILEGTETVKYVFTDITYSTPHRERFIVVREPSGVLRKATWEERDRMIQVYFPREGRKLVPPPIFKDENLTTVFREDRHEDVLNLCIAQFEPDSANYIRVHHQTYEDIDKHAKYDLLRSTRHFGGMVWYLVNRKKTDGLLIDMIQRNLMDDATCLINLYHMLHPDCQSAKAAKEQEVHGVDLIKVFMKTESKKIGYIELALQAYQEALASSAAL